A DNA window from Aureibaculum sp. 2308TA14-22 contains the following coding sequences:
- a CDS encoding endonuclease/exonuclease/phosphatase family protein: MNTFRIIGIAILIFCVTKVTAQESESTFKVMTYNIWNGFNWGKDTIRHADWIQWIKSKKPNVLALQELCGYDEEKLKVDAAKWGHQYVKILKSEGYPVGLTSNKPITLKERAIDDFWHGLLHCETYGIDFFVVHLSPADVEFRLKEAGFIAEKAKKIKNDKFIILGDFNAHSPFDEEVLKRNENLHKKYLRNENKSKYSNLRYGEFDYSVVSTFLAVPAIDVSQSFIDISNRYTFPSPVLLGSYRKTMDEVIQTRERIDYILTSPIISKLCTNVTIYNKGETKTFSDHYPIMAEFNLEMNK, from the coding sequence ATGAATACATTTAGAATTATTGGCATCGCAATACTTATTTTTTGTGTTACAAAAGTCACCGCACAGGAATCCGAATCGACTTTTAAAGTAATGACCTACAATATTTGGAATGGTTTTAATTGGGGTAAAGATACTATTAGGCATGCAGATTGGATTCAATGGATTAAGAGCAAAAAACCAAATGTACTTGCACTTCAAGAACTATGTGGTTATGATGAAGAAAAGCTTAAAGTTGATGCTGCCAAATGGGGACATCAATATGTTAAAATTTTGAAATCAGAAGGTTATCCTGTTGGGCTTACTTCCAATAAACCGATAACATTAAAAGAACGTGCTATTGATGATTTTTGGCATGGCCTTTTACATTGCGAAACTTATGGTATTGATTTTTTTGTTGTTCATTTGTCACCAGCTGATGTTGAATTTAGATTAAAAGAAGCAGGTTTTATTGCTGAAAAAGCAAAAAAAATAAAGAATGATAAATTTATAATTCTCGGAGATTTTAACGCACATTCTCCATTTGATGAAGAGGTACTTAAACGGAATGAAAATTTACATAAGAAATACCTAAGGAATGAGAACAAGAGTAAGTATTCTAACCTGAGATATGGAGAATTTGATTATTCCGTAGTTTCAACTTTCTTAGCGGTACCCGCAATAGATGTAAGCCAGAGTTTTATTGATATAAGTAATAGATATACTTTTCCTTCTCCTGTTTTACTTGGATCATATAGAAAAACAATGGATGAGGTCATTCAAACAAGAGAACGAATAGATTATATATTAACAAGCCCAATTATTTCTAAATTATGCACCAATGTTACAATTTATAACAAAGGAGAAACAAAAACCTTTTCAGATCATTATCCTATAATGGCCGAATTTAATTTAGAAATGAATAAATAA
- a CDS encoding metallophosphoesterase, whose translation MRNLTLIIIFFSFYNGVYAQTGQPKLENEDSWTMIVLPDPQTYIKFERNQPIFSLMTRWIKQNKEKLNIELVLCQGDLVEQNNIPVGDGINGDQNSNQQWTAVREAFSTLDTIVPYILCAGNHDYGSKSAENRYSQLNSYFSPNQIKSTSNILAGMMPNFSGERTLENAYYEFVSPHNVKYLIASLEFNPRDTIVKLTQEIFSREKYKDHKGVILTHSYMKSMSNDNVLIEKEGYKVKDVTHGKKLWEKLIAPSKNIEMVFCGHIGGTGGFTENVGYRKEKNAGKKDVHQMVFNAQADGGGWHGNGGDGWLRILEFLPDRQTVIIKTFSPFFAISPSTIEKSWRNEPYDSFRIKLTN comes from the coding sequence ATGAGAAATTTAACACTAATAATAATCTTTTTTAGTTTTTATAATGGAGTTTATGCACAAACGGGTCAGCCAAAATTAGAAAACGAAGATTCATGGACAATGATTGTATTACCTGACCCTCAAACTTATATTAAATTTGAAAGAAATCAGCCTATTTTTTCGCTGATGACGAGGTGGATAAAACAGAATAAGGAAAAACTAAATATTGAACTTGTTTTATGCCAAGGTGACCTAGTGGAACAGAATAACATACCTGTAGGTGATGGAATTAATGGAGATCAAAACAGTAATCAGCAATGGACAGCAGTTAGAGAAGCTTTTTCAACTTTAGATACTATTGTGCCATACATTCTATGTGCTGGAAATCATGATTATGGTAGTAAATCCGCCGAGAATCGTTATTCTCAACTGAATTCTTATTTTTCTCCAAATCAAATAAAATCTACAAGCAATATTTTAGCGGGAATGATGCCTAATTTTTCAGGTGAGAGAACATTAGAAAATGCCTATTATGAATTTGTCTCTCCTCATAATGTCAAATACCTTATTGCATCCTTAGAGTTTAATCCAAGAGATACTATTGTTAAACTGACCCAAGAGATTTTCTCAAGAGAGAAGTATAAAGACCATAAGGGAGTTATCTTGACGCATAGTTATATGAAATCTATGTCAAATGATAATGTATTAATTGAGAAAGAAGGATATAAAGTAAAGGACGTTACTCATGGCAAAAAATTATGGGAGAAATTGATTGCTCCATCTAAAAATATTGAAATGGTATTTTGTGGGCATATAGGAGGTACGGGTGGTTTTACAGAAAATGTGGGTTATAGAAAGGAAAAGAATGCAGGGAAGAAAGATGTACATCAAATGGTATTTAATGCTCAAGCGGATGGAGGTGGATGGCATGGAAATGGAGGTGATGGCTGGTTACGTATATTAGAATTTCTTCCAGATAGGCAAACTGTCATCATAAAAACTTTTTCTCCTTTTTTCGCCATTTCTCCGTCTACGATAGAAAAATCTTGGCGTAATGAACCTTATGATAGTTTTAGAATTAAATTAACGAACTAA
- a CDS encoding vanadium-dependent haloperoxidase yields the protein MKSNIALIFLALISLIAVSCKDNSEPIVITPDDFHASVDKVVEVMVHDIFSPPVASRIFAYPNIAAYEIIAQNDSAYNSLQGQITHLKSIPKADETKNINYQLAALIAHIDVSKRLIFSEQLIEVFRDSLYQLWETKNQSQFEDSKNYGLKVANFIADWMDGDNYKQTRTMSKFTIDPEDEERWQPTPPAYMDGIEPHWGKIRPFVIDAAAQYKPVPPPKFSMDKDSDFYKELKEVYDISNQITEEGDESEKILIAQFWDCNPYVSVTRGHLMFAVKKITPGAHWIGITKIACRTENADFRRSVYAYTKSSIAIADAFISCWDEKYRSNLVRPETLINKYIDSDWKPILQTPPFPEYTSGHSVVSGAASTVLTTIFGDDFSFLDDTETIYGLPTRPFPSFNAAAQEAAISRMYGGIHYRAAVEVGIDQGIKVGDLVSKRLRMKN from the coding sequence ATGAAATCAAATATAGCATTGATTTTTCTGGCTTTAATAAGCCTAATCGCTGTGTCTTGTAAAGATAATTCAGAGCCGATTGTGATAACACCAGATGATTTTCATGCATCGGTTGACAAGGTTGTTGAAGTTATGGTGCACGATATTTTTTCACCACCTGTCGCAAGTCGTATTTTCGCTTATCCCAATATTGCGGCTTATGAGATTATTGCTCAAAATGACTCCGCTTATAATTCATTACAAGGGCAAATAACACATTTAAAAAGTATACCTAAAGCTGACGAGACGAAAAACATAAATTACCAACTGGCCGCGTTAATTGCTCATATTGATGTCAGTAAGCGTTTAATTTTTTCTGAACAACTCATAGAAGTTTTTCGAGATAGCCTATATCAACTTTGGGAAACTAAAAACCAATCTCAATTTGAAGATTCTAAAAATTATGGGCTTAAAGTCGCCAATTTTATTGCAGATTGGATGGATGGTGATAATTATAAGCAAACACGCACCATGTCAAAATTTACTATTGATCCTGAAGATGAAGAGCGGTGGCAACCAACTCCTCCAGCTTATATGGACGGTATAGAACCGCATTGGGGTAAAATACGTCCTTTTGTTATTGATGCTGCAGCTCAATATAAACCGGTTCCACCGCCAAAATTTTCAATGGATAAAGATTCTGATTTTTACAAAGAGCTTAAGGAGGTTTATGATATTAGCAACCAAATAACTGAGGAAGGTGATGAATCTGAAAAAATACTAATCGCACAATTTTGGGATTGTAATCCGTATGTTTCAGTAACACGAGGGCATTTGATGTTTGCTGTGAAAAAAATAACACCAGGTGCTCATTGGATCGGCATTACAAAAATTGCATGTAGAACAGAAAATGCAGATTTTAGACGTTCGGTTTATGCTTATACAAAATCTTCCATTGCTATTGCGGATGCATTTATTAGCTGTTGGGACGAAAAATATCGAAGTAATTTGGTAAGACCAGAAACCTTGATTAATAAATATATAGATTCCGATTGGAAACCGATATTGCAAACACCACCATTTCCAGAATATACTAGTGGGCACTCAGTGGTTTCAGGAGCTGCGTCAACAGTTTTGACAACTATTTTTGGAGACGATTTTAGTTTTTTAGACGATACAGAAACAATCTACGGTTTACCGACACGACCATTCCCTTCATTTAATGCTGCAGCCCAAGAAGCTGCCATAAGTAGAATGTATGGCGGAATTCACTATAGAGCAGCCGTAGAAGTTGGTATAGATCAGGGTATAAAGGTTGGTGACTTAGTGAGCAAACGGTTACGAATGAAAAATTAG
- a CDS encoding VCBS repeat-containing protein, with protein MKNFKFIIVLLSLLIVACNKKKEGLFVSATSNDTGLNFTNTITETNELNILDYIYFYNGGGVALGDINNDSLPDIFFSGNQVKNKLYLNKGNLKFEDITDKAKVAGNSSWNTGAIMGDVNGDGLLDIYVCAVVGLHGFSGRNELYINNGDETFTESAVQYNLDFQSYSSSAAFLDYDLDGDLDIYLLNHAVHTDDSYKGVSIRQKRNEKTGDKLLRNDGGTFTDVSEIAGVIGSISGYGLGVSIADFNQDAYPDIYVANDFYEDDYYYLNNGDGTFSEKLRDYFGHTSRFSMGNDAADINHDGWPDIMTLDMLPGDEVVLKSSQGDDNLQTQNMRKLMFGYHYQFTRNMLHINQQNSSYLETGLMSGVAATDWSWSSLFADYDQDGEQDIFITNGILKRPNDLDFTNFFSNDKIQNNRSDSKLMNQEALDAMPSGKVSNYMFKGSNNLMFEDVSEHWMPNEKRVSGATALGDLDNDGDIDIVVSNLNEEVSLYVNQTNNQETNVNNYLKIKFNYPKPNAIGIGTKVFAYNKGKLQYKELYTARGFQASSEPIIHFGFGNLQRIDSLKVIWPNKTSQTIKDVALNQTLIIKPNNTKPFNYGSLLTKSKKIFKKTANNLGINFTHKEDKYLDFNRQKLIPYRVSDRGPAVAVGDLNNDGKEDVYFGGSKSKASKVFFQTDTTFTENRINSFVIDSIKEDVEAIIADFNGDNKNDIIIGSGGADFSNKTKPLLDNYLIQDDNTFKDIEFPEFYENASVIIANDFDSDNDLDLFIGSNSVSFDFGSIPNSYILENDKGKFSIVQNEALQKAGMITDAIWDDFNSDGQIDLIVVGEWMAPKFFKNNNGVFTEENVTNSKLKGLWRQIEPFDIDNDGDTDYLLGNWGTNSKFKASQDHPMRMYHADFDENGRTETIVCTYNNGAYYPLLGLDELAGQLVNLHKIFTTYKDFAGKPIEAILGKNNVNKAAILEVEELRSGYLKNENNQFTFVSFKNELQVSPITSFLRFDFDADGQDEVLAAGNYFGVTPFHGRFGSLPGALIKNEKDITLGNKIGLDFSDKAIKKLNIIYLKNKPYLLVTINNDKAQVYELVK; from the coding sequence ATGAAAAATTTTAAGTTTATAATAGTCCTTCTAAGCCTTCTTATTGTAGCTTGTAATAAGAAAAAAGAGGGATTGTTTGTTAGTGCTACTTCTAATGACACAGGACTCAATTTTACCAATACCATTACCGAAACCAATGAGCTAAACATTTTGGATTATATCTATTTTTATAATGGTGGAGGCGTTGCTCTTGGCGATATTAATAATGATAGTTTACCAGACATTTTCTTTTCTGGAAATCAAGTAAAAAATAAATTATACCTAAATAAAGGAAATTTAAAATTTGAAGATATTACCGATAAAGCCAAGGTTGCTGGAAACAGCTCTTGGAATACCGGAGCTATTATGGGTGATGTTAATGGAGATGGTCTTTTAGATATTTACGTTTGTGCCGTTGTTGGCTTACATGGTTTTAGCGGACGTAATGAACTTTATATTAATAATGGCGACGAAACGTTTACTGAAAGTGCTGTGCAATATAACCTTGATTTTCAATCTTATAGTTCTTCGGCAGCCTTTTTGGATTACGATTTAGATGGCGATTTAGACATCTACCTTTTGAACCACGCTGTGCATACTGACGATTCGTACAAAGGCGTTAGTATACGCCAAAAAAGAAATGAGAAAACTGGAGATAAATTGCTTAGAAATGATGGTGGTACATTTACTGATGTAAGTGAAATAGCTGGTGTTATTGGAAGTATTAGCGGTTACGGTTTGGGGGTTAGTATTGCAGATTTTAATCAAGATGCCTATCCAGATATTTATGTTGCTAATGATTTTTATGAAGATGATTATTATTATTTAAATAATGGCGATGGTACATTTTCTGAAAAACTAAGAGATTATTTTGGGCATACCAGTCGGTTTTCTATGGGCAACGACGCTGCCGATATTAACCATGACGGTTGGCCAGATATTATGACTTTAGATATGCTTCCAGGTGACGAGGTGGTTTTAAAATCTTCACAAGGTGATGATAATTTGCAAACCCAAAACATGAGGAAACTAATGTTTGGCTATCATTATCAGTTTACAAGAAATATGCTGCACATTAATCAGCAGAACTCAAGCTATTTGGAAACTGGACTGATGAGTGGCGTTGCAGCTACCGATTGGAGTTGGAGTTCTCTTTTTGCAGATTATGACCAAGATGGAGAACAAGATATTTTTATAACCAACGGTATTTTAAAACGTCCCAATGATTTAGATTTCACCAACTTTTTCTCAAACGATAAAATTCAAAATAACAGAAGCGATTCTAAATTAATGAATCAAGAAGCACTCGACGCAATGCCTTCAGGGAAAGTAAGTAACTATATGTTTAAAGGTAGCAATAATCTCATGTTCGAAGATGTTTCTGAACATTGGATGCCAAATGAAAAACGCGTTTCTGGGGCAACAGCACTGGGCGATTTAGATAACGATGGAGATATTGATATTGTAGTTAGTAATCTTAATGAAGAGGTCTCACTTTATGTTAATCAAACTAACAATCAAGAAACTAATGTAAACAATTACCTAAAAATAAAATTTAATTATCCAAAACCAAACGCTATTGGAATTGGTACTAAAGTATTTGCTTATAATAAAGGTAAATTACAGTATAAAGAACTTTACACTGCACGTGGTTTTCAAGCATCATCAGAACCGATAATCCATTTTGGTTTTGGCAATTTACAACGCATAGATTCTCTTAAAGTTATATGGCCAAATAAAACAAGTCAAACTATTAAAGACGTAGCTTTAAACCAAACATTAATTATAAAACCCAATAACACCAAACCTTTTAATTATGGGTCGCTATTAACTAAATCAAAAAAAATATTTAAAAAAACAGCTAATAATCTTGGGATTAATTTTACACATAAAGAAGACAAGTATCTTGATTTTAATAGGCAAAAGTTAATTCCTTATCGCGTTTCTGACCGTGGACCAGCAGTAGCAGTTGGTGATTTAAATAATGATGGAAAAGAAGATGTTTATTTTGGCGGTTCAAAATCGAAAGCTTCAAAAGTATTTTTTCAAACTGATACAACTTTTACAGAAAACAGAATAAATAGTTTTGTTATTGATTCTATAAAAGAAGATGTGGAAGCTATTATCGCAGATTTTAATGGTGATAATAAAAATGATATTATTATTGGTTCTGGAGGTGCAGATTTCTCTAATAAAACAAAACCATTGTTAGATAATTATTTAATTCAAGATGACAATACTTTTAAAGATATTGAATTCCCTGAGTTTTATGAAAATGCTTCGGTAATCATTGCAAATGATTTTGATAGCGATAATGATTTAGATCTTTTTATAGGAAGCAATTCAGTGTCATTCGATTTTGGTAGCATTCCAAACTCTTATATTTTAGAGAATGATAAGGGTAAATTTTCAATAGTTCAGAATGAAGCATTACAAAAAGCAGGTATGATAACCGACGCCATTTGGGACGATTTTAATAGCGACGGTCAAATTGATCTTATTGTTGTGGGTGAGTGGATGGCTCCAAAATTCTTTAAAAATAATAATGGTGTTTTTACCGAAGAAAATGTTACGAATTCAAAATTAAAAGGACTTTGGCGTCAAATTGAACCTTTTGATATCGATAATGATGGTGACACAGATTACCTTTTAGGAAATTGGGGAACGAACTCAAAATTTAAGGCATCCCAAGATCATCCAATGCGTATGTATCATGCTGATTTTGATGAGAATGGTCGAACAGAAACTATTGTATGCACTTACAATAATGGAGCATATTATCCATTGCTTGGCTTAGATGAACTTGCAGGGCAATTGGTAAATTTGCATAAAATATTTACCACATATAAAGATTTTGCAGGAAAACCTATTGAAGCCATTTTAGGTAAAAATAATGTCAATAAGGCCGCCATATTAGAAGTTGAAGAATTGCGATCTGGATACTTAAAAAATGAGAATAACCAATTTACTTTTGTGTCTTTTAAAAACGAATTGCAAGTATCACCCATAACTTCCTTTTTAAGATTTGATTTTGATGCTGATGGACAAGATGAAGTATTAGCCGCAGGAAATTATTTTGGTGTTACGCCTTTTCATGGTAGATTCGGTTCTTTACCAGGAGCACTTATAAAAAATGAAAAGGATATTACATTAGGAAACAAAATAGGGCTAGATTTTAGTGATAAAGCCATTAAAAAATTAAATATTATTTATCTGAAGAATAAGCCTTATTTGTTAGTTACTATTAATAACGATAAAGCTCAGGTTTATGAACTTGTTAAGTAA
- a CDS encoding Gfo/Idh/MocA family protein: MDKRKFIKVSSLGALGLAVSPSLVMCKAKTAKDEEAKIALNENGRLRVAHIGVGNMGAADLEAISSHELVDMVALCDVDSKYLAEAKALHPNAKTYADYRVLFKEMTDEIDAVIVSTPDHTHAPASMMAMEAGKAVYCQKPLTHHVSEARAMRKIAEEKNLVTQMGIQVHSFYDYKLATLLIQSGIIGKVHTVRAWSPKNWGYDGAEPKGSDPVPETLDWNLWLGTSAERPYKEGVYHPGNWRKLLDYGCGTLGDMGVHIFDTPYNALALDVPRTIRNECRKPTGFGFPENNIVTYEFPQTKYTTETLKWVWYDGPGAPKDHEDLKLPGANAVKVEATKEKEATLDEKMSLETKKEEDGKLPEQGAMFIGEKGRLLLPHFMQLPRKIVDGKYVDITEEIAALSKEHNLGEPIRDYGPEGKKHYHEFVDACLGKDECSAPFSYASRLTETILLGVIAGRFPNKTLNWDSENAKFSEEEVNALLEAPYREF; encoded by the coding sequence ATGGATAAAAGAAAATTTATAAAAGTAAGTAGTTTAGGTGCTCTTGGGTTGGCAGTTTCTCCTTCATTGGTGATGTGTAAAGCAAAGACCGCGAAAGATGAAGAAGCTAAAATTGCTTTGAATGAAAACGGACGTTTAAGAGTTGCACATATTGGTGTGGGTAACATGGGGGCAGCTGATCTGGAAGCAATTTCTAGTCATGAATTGGTAGATATGGTTGCACTTTGTGATGTGGACTCTAAGTATTTAGCTGAGGCAAAAGCATTACACCCTAATGCTAAAACCTATGCGGATTATCGTGTGTTGTTCAAAGAAATGACCGATGAAATAGATGCTGTTATTGTTTCTACACCTGACCATACACATGCACCAGCATCAATGATGGCCATGGAAGCTGGAAAAGCGGTGTATTGCCAAAAGCCACTAACGCATCATGTTTCCGAGGCTAGAGCCATGCGAAAAATAGCGGAAGAGAAAAATTTGGTTACGCAAATGGGTATTCAGGTACACTCCTTTTATGATTATAAATTGGCAACACTATTAATACAATCGGGTATTATAGGTAAAGTACATACGGTAAGAGCATGGTCACCCAAAAACTGGGGTTATGATGGAGCAGAACCTAAAGGTTCAGACCCTGTACCAGAAACGTTAGATTGGAATTTGTGGTTAGGCACTTCTGCCGAAAGACCCTATAAAGAAGGTGTGTATCACCCGGGAAATTGGCGTAAATTATTAGATTACGGTTGTGGCACTTTAGGTGATATGGGTGTTCATATTTTTGATACACCGTATAATGCATTAGCACTTGATGTTCCAAGAACTATACGTAACGAATGTAGAAAACCAACGGGTTTTGGGTTTCCAGAAAATAATATTGTGACTTATGAATTTCCGCAAACCAAATATACCACAGAAACCTTAAAATGGGTTTGGTATGATGGACCTGGAGCTCCAAAAGACCATGAAGATTTAAAATTACCTGGAGCTAATGCTGTAAAAGTTGAAGCTACCAAAGAAAAAGAGGCAACGTTAGATGAAAAAATGTCACTAGAAACGAAAAAAGAAGAAGATGGAAAGCTACCAGAGCAAGGAGCTATGTTTATTGGCGAAAAAGGGCGTTTACTCTTGCCTCATTTTATGCAATTACCGAGAAAAATAGTGGACGGTAAATATGTTGATATAACCGAAGAAATTGCTGCTTTAAGTAAAGAACATAATTTAGGCGAACCCATTAGAGACTATGGACCTGAAGGGAAAAAACATTATCACGAATTTGTAGATGCTTGTTTAGGTAAAGATGAATGTTCAGCTCCTTTTTCTTATGCTTCCAGATTAACAGAAACCATTTTGTTAGGTGTTATTGCGGGTCGCTTCCCTAATAAAACCTTAAACTGGGACAGTGAAAATGCCAAATTTTCGGAAGAGGAGGTAAATGCATTGTTAGAAGCTCCTTATCGGGAGTTTTAG
- a CDS encoding 3-keto-disaccharide hydrolase, protein MKKQISILLVLFTFIAFSCKKEAKKEDPNKDTEKAENKTSEEWIQLFDGVTTKGWRGYNSEVMPPGWIVKDSVLTFDTEVGLKRGSEQDYEGGKDIIYGEEEFENFELYVEWKIPEGGNSGIFYHLKENIPNAGPANISPEYQLIDDENYAKIHRVTLTEYNTSLGYENPSELHPLQSTGADYAMYPADPKAKQLNPAGEWNSTRIIFTPEKVEHWLNGKKVLEFVPWSEDWTARKNAGKWAKEEHYAKYKTGYIGFQDHSSPIWFRNIKLKKL, encoded by the coding sequence ATGAAAAAACAAATCTCAATTTTATTAGTCTTATTTACATTTATCGCTTTTTCTTGTAAGAAAGAAGCTAAAAAGGAGGATCCAAATAAAGATACCGAAAAAGCTGAAAACAAAACATCTGAAGAATGGATTCAACTTTTTGATGGTGTAACCACCAAAGGTTGGCGTGGTTATAATAGTGAAGTTATGCCTCCAGGTTGGATAGTAAAAGACAGCGTCTTAACTTTTGATACCGAAGTAGGTTTGAAACGAGGTTCAGAACAAGACTATGAAGGCGGTAAGGACATCATTTACGGTGAGGAAGAATTTGAAAATTTTGAGTTGTATGTTGAATGGAAAATTCCAGAAGGCGGTAATAGTGGTATATTTTATCATCTAAAAGAAAATATTCCAAATGCTGGGCCGGCAAATATTTCGCCAGAGTACCAATTGATTGATGATGAAAATTACGCTAAAATTCACCGTGTTACCCTTACCGAATATAACACAAGTTTAGGATACGAAAACCCTTCGGAATTGCATCCTTTGCAATCCACAGGTGCAGATTATGCTATGTACCCAGCAGATCCAAAAGCAAAACAATTAAATCCGGCGGGGGAGTGGAACAGTACGCGAATTATTTTCACACCTGAAAAAGTAGAGCATTGGTTAAATGGGAAAAAGGTGTTGGAATTTGTGCCTTGGTCAGAAGACTGGACTGCAAGAAAGAATGCAGGAAAATGGGCAAAAGAAGAACATTATGCTAAATATAAAACAGGCTATATTGGTTTTCAAGACCATTCAAGTCCAATTTGGTTCAGAAATATTAAACTTAAAAAATTATAA